Genomic window (Polaromonas sp. JS666):
GCTCTACCAGCTGGCCCAGGCCCATCCGGGCGTGGAGCTCCGCTGGCGCCACCGGGTTACCGGGCTTGAGCAGAATGCCGAAACCGCGACGCTATCCATCGACACGCCGGCCGGGACCTATTCGCTGCAGGCCGACCATGTGGTTGACTGCAGCGGCTCGCACAGCCCGTTTCGCGGCTGGTGCCAGGCCACGGTCGCCACCAAAAAGGGCGACGACCGCTGGTGCATTGCCGACGTGCGTTTCAGCAACCCGCTACCGGTGGAGCGCCACACCTGGATAGAGGCGCCATTCAACGAAGGCCGTGCCGTCTGGCAGCACCTGATGGCCGACGGCGTCTGGCGCATTGACTACCAGATGCCGCCCGACGCCGACCTGCAATCAATGAGCCGCGAAGACGTCGTGCGGGCCCGGCTGAACGCCCAATTCAAGCGTGAGCTGAGTCCGGAGGAATGTGAAATCGTCTGGGTGGGCCCTTACGCCTACCGCAGCGAATGCCTGGACATGCTGCGCCACGGCCGGGTGTTTTTTGCCGGCGATGCTGCCCATGTGGTCAGCCCCTTTGGTGCGCGCGGCGGCAACTCGGGGGTGCAGGACGCCGACAACCTGGCCTGGAAGCTGGCCGCCGTGGTGGAGGACCGCGCCGCGCCCCAGTTGCTGGACAGCTACAGCGACGAGCGGCGTGAGGCCGCACAGTTCAACATGCGGGTCACCAACCGCACCACACGCTTTTTGCGCCCCGCCGATGGCGCGGAACGCCTGTTTCGCAATGCCGTCCTGAGCCTGGCCAGGCAGCATGCGTTTGCCCGGCAACTGGTCAACACCGGCCGCATGTCCACCCCCAACACCTACACCCACTCCAGCGTGTGCGGCAACACCGGTGGCCTGGCCACGCAAAACGCCGCCCTCACCTGGCCCAACGGGACCCGCGGCGAGCTGATTGACCTGCTCAACTGGGCCGGCAGCCGGCTGCTGCTGCTGGTGTTTGGCGACCTGCCCGCCACCGCCGCCAGGCGGCTCCAGGAACTGGCCGTACAAACCGACGTACGCTGCGTGCAGGTGATTCCCCCCGACAGCCGGGCCAGCGCCGTGGAGCACGTGATTGACCAGGAGGGTCATCTGCAGGCCAGCTGCCACGTCTTTGGCCATGCCTGGGCACTGCTGCGGCCCGACAGCTACGTGGCCGCGACCGGCGAAAGCATTGACACCTCACTGGTGCATGCCATTGCCATGGCGCTTGGCACCCACTGGAGCCTGCACGGAGAAACCGCATGAAAACCAACGTCAACTTCCAGGATGCCGATGCGTTTTACGAATCCCTGCTCGACGCCCACCAGGGCCTGAGCCGGGAGCAGTCCGAGTTGCTCAATGCCCGCCTGATCCTGCTCATGGCCAACCAGATCGGCAACACGGCGCTGCTGCAAGCCTGCATCGCGGCTGCGGCCGAACCAGCGACCCGGCCCGCCAAGGCCCCGCACTTGCACGGACTTTGAATCGGGCGCATTCTCTGGATATACGCCTGTCACGGCGTGTCCCGGGAGTCCATCATGCGTACTCTACTTGTCCGGCCGCTTCTTGCCTTGTCCCTTTCTTTAGCGCTGGCCCCGGGAGCGCTCACTGCGTCATTCGCTGCGAGCCCACTGCCGCCGCCCACGGTTCAGGCTGTGATCGATGCCCTGAGCAAGGCCAACGCAGCGGTTGTCGGCATCCAGGTGACCGCCGTTCCGGACGCCCGGTCGATACAGACACTGGGACGGGAGCGCACCGGCTCGGGCGTGGTGATAGGCGCCGATGGCCTGGTCCTGACAATCGGCTACCTGATGCTCGAAGCCCAGCGGATCGAGGTTGTCACCCAGGACAACAAAAGCCTGCCGGCCACCGCTGTGGCCTACGACATCGCCACAGGTTTTGGCCTGGTCAGGCCGTTGCTGCCCTTGCGCGGCGTGGCACCCGTGACACTGGGAAATTCCCAGGATGTCACGCCCGGTGAAGCACTGATGGCCGCCACCGGGGCAACCGTCGACGGCGAAGACGGTGACGTGAGCATGACGCAGCTGGTCAGCAAGCGCGCTTTTTCGGGCAACTGGGAGTACCACATCGACACCGCGCTGTTCACCAGCCCACCCGTCACTGCAGGCGGGGGCAACCACAGCGGCGCGCCGCTGTTCAACCAGATGGGTGAACTGGTCGGCATCGGCTCGCTGCTGGTGATGGACGCCAGCGGCGAAAACCGCCGCCTGCCCGGCAACATGTTCGTGCCCATCGATCTGCTCAAGCCCATCCTGGCTGAAATGCAGCAGTCGGGCAGCACCCGTCAAAGCCACCGGCCGTGGCTGGGATTGACGTCGAATGACCACGAGGGGCGCATTCAGATCATGCGTGTCAGCGCCGACAGCCCGGCAGAGAATGCTGGCCTGCAGCCGGGTGTGGTGGTCCTGGCCGTGGACGGCACCGAAGTCACGACGCTGGAGGGCTTCTACAAGAAACTGTGGGAACGCGCGGCGCCCGACGCGCCGGTGACGCTCACGGTGCGCCAGGGCGATGAAGTCAAAACAATTGTCATCAACCCCGAGGACCGGATGCTGACGCTGAAGAAACCCCCGGGTATCTGAGGGCGCAAAGTGAGGGCTCAACGTGAGGGCGCCAAGTCCGGTGATGGCGCAGATAGGGACCACACGGACACCGACTGGCCAGTCGAATAAAATCGGGGCAGTTACCTCCAACACCAAGCGGCATCCCGGATGCCGCTTTTCCATTGCCCCATGACCAACGCCGCCACTCCCACGCCCGCCAGCCCCGCTCCCGACACCGCCAAGGCGCCTGTTCCCACGCCCGGGCTGGACAGCCTGGCCAAGTCCTTTGAACCGGCGGCCATTGAAAGCCGCTGGGGCCCGCTGTGGGAGCAGAGCGGGCAGTACGAGCCCACGCTGGATGCGGCCAAACCGTCGTTTTCCATCCAGCTGCCGCCGCCCAATGTGACCGGCACGCTGCACATGGGCCATGCGTTCAACCAGACCATCATGGACTCGCTCACGCGCTACCACCGCATGCGCGGCCACAACACGCTGTGGGTGCCCGGCACCGACCACGCCGGCATTGCGACGCAAATCGTCGTGGAACGGCAGCTGCAGGGTGAAGGCAAAAGCCGCCACGACCTGGGCCGCAAGAACTTTGTCGCCAAGGTCTGGGAGTGGAAAGAGGAATCCGGCTCGACCATCACGCGCCAGATGCGCCGCATGGGCGACTCGGTGTCGTGGAAGCACGAGTACTTCACCATGGACCCCAAGATGTCCACGGTCGTCACCGAGACCTTTGTGCGGCTGTATGAGCAAGGCCTGATCTACCGTGGCAAACGCCTGGTCAACTGGGACCCGATCCTCAAGTCCGCCGTCTCCGACCTGGAAGTGGAGAGCGAGGAGGAAGACGGCTTCCTCTGGCACATCCGCTATCCGCTGGCCGATGGTTCCGGCTCATTGACGGTCGCCACCACCCGCCCCGAAACCATGCTGGGCGACGTGGCCGTGATGGTCCACCCCGAAGATGAACGCTACAGGCACCTGATCGGTCAGCTTGTGAAGCTGCCGCTGTGCGACCGCGAGATCCCGGTGATTGCGGACGACTATGTGGACAAGGAATTCGGCACCGGCGTGGTCAAGGTCACGCCCGCGCACGACACCAACGACTATGCCGTGGGCCAGCGCCACCAGTTGCCCATCATCGGCGTACTGACGCTGGACGCCGCCATCAACGACAACGCGCCTGAGAAATACCGCGGCCT
Coding sequences:
- a CDS encoding FAD-dependent monooxygenase; this translates as MQEEHPDYAEAAFTNGYEFTQGTGYHLPEYPFIAPPELTSGEVRRHPIVIVGGGITGLTLTCLLAHYGVPVILLDEDNTVGVKGASSRGICYAQKTLEIFKRLGIYGRIAARGVQWSVGRTFAGDDEVYSFDLRQQQTLSLSKEPPFINIQQFYVEGFLVERLYQLAQAHPGVELRWRHRVTGLEQNAETATLSIDTPAGTYSLQADHVVDCSGSHSPFRGWCQATVATKKGDDRWCIADVRFSNPLPVERHTWIEAPFNEGRAVWQHLMADGVWRIDYQMPPDADLQSMSREDVVRARLNAQFKRELSPEECEIVWVGPYAYRSECLDMLRHGRVFFAGDAAHVVSPFGARGGNSGVQDADNLAWKLAAVVEDRAAPQLLDSYSDERREAAQFNMRVTNRTTRFLRPADGAERLFRNAVLSLARQHAFARQLVNTGRMSTPNTYTHSSVCGNTGGLATQNAALTWPNGTRGELIDLLNWAGSRLLLLVFGDLPATAARRLQELAVQTDVRCVQVIPPDSRASAVEHVIDQEGHLQASCHVFGHAWALLRPDSYVAATGESIDTSLVHAIAMALGTHWSLHGETA
- a CDS encoding DUF2783 domain-containing protein — encoded protein: MKTNVNFQDADAFYESLLDAHQGLSREQSELLNARLILLMANQIGNTALLQACIAAAAEPATRPAKAPHLHGL
- a CDS encoding S1C family serine protease → MRTLLVRPLLALSLSLALAPGALTASFAASPLPPPTVQAVIDALSKANAAVVGIQVTAVPDARSIQTLGRERTGSGVVIGADGLVLTIGYLMLEAQRIEVVTQDNKSLPATAVAYDIATGFGLVRPLLPLRGVAPVTLGNSQDVTPGEALMAATGATVDGEDGDVSMTQLVSKRAFSGNWEYHIDTALFTSPPVTAGGGNHSGAPLFNQMGELVGIGSLLVMDASGENRRLPGNMFVPIDLLKPILAEMQQSGSTRQSHRPWLGLTSNDHEGRIQIMRVSADSPAENAGLQPGVVVLAVDGTEVTTLEGFYKKLWERAAPDAPVTLTVRQGDEVKTIVINPEDRMLTLKKPPGI